From Pararhizobium sp. A13:
GCTGGCGCCTGGCTCGGATATCGATCTTCTCTTCCTGCTGCCGGTGAAGAAGGCCGTCTGGGCCGAGCCGTCGATCGAGTTCATGCTCTATATCCTGTGGGATCTCGGCTTCAAGGTCGGCCACGCCACGCGCACGATCGACGAGTGTGTCCGACTGGCGCGCGGCGATATGACGATCCGCACCGCAATCCTCGAATCGCGCTACATCTGCGGGTCGCGCGAGCTGGCGGACGAACTGGAAACCCGGTTCGACAGCGAAATCGTCAAGAACACCGGTCCGGACTTTATCGCCGCCAAGCTCGCCGAGCGCGACGAGCGCCACCGCAAGGCCGGCGACACGCGCTATCTGGTTGAGCCGAACGTCAAGGAAGGCAAGGGTGGCCTGCGCGACATCCACACGCTGTTCTGGATCGCCAAATATTTCTACCGGGTCAAGGATTCGGCCGACCTGGTCAAACTCGGTGTTCTCTCACGCCAGGAATACGAGCTTTTCCAGAAGTCTGATGATTTTCTCTGGGCGGTACGCTGCCATATGCATTTCCTGACCGGCAAGGCCGAGGAGCGGCTGTCCTTCGACATCCAGCGCGAGATCGCGGAAGCCCTCGGCTATCATGATCACCCCGGCATGACCGCCGTCGAACGCTTCATGAAGCACTATTTCCTGGTGGCAAAGAACGTCGGCGATCTCACCCGCATCTTCTGCGCAGCGCTCGAAGACCAGCAGGCCAAACAGCTTCCGGGGTTCACCGCGGCGCTCAGCCGTTTCACGCACCGTGTCCGCAAGATCGCCGGCACTCTGGAATTCGTCGATGACGGTGGGCGCATCGCGCTCGCGAGCTCTGATATCTTCAAGCGCGATCCGATCAACCTGATCCGCATCTTCCATGTCGCCGATATCAATGGCCTGGAGTTCCATCCGGCCGCCTTGAAGCAGGTGACCCGGTCGCTCGGCCTGATCACTCAGGCCGTGCGCGATAACGAGGAGGCCAACCGGCTCTTCATCTCGATGCTGACTTCGCGCCGCCAGCCGGAGCTGATCCTGCGGCGGATGAACGAGGCCGGCGTGCTCGGCCGCTTCATCCCGGAATTCGGCAAGATCGTCTCGCTGATGCAGTTCAACATGTATCACCACTATACGGTAGACGAGCATCTCCTGCGCGCCGTCGATGTCTTGTCGCGCATCGACCAGGGCCGCGACGAGGAGCTGCATCCGCTTGCCGTCAAGCTGATGCCGAACGTCGAGGATCGTACCGCGCTGTTCGTGGCCGTGCTCCTCCATGACGTTGCCAAGGGGCGCCCCGAGGACCATTCCACCGCCGGTGCCAAGGTTGCGCGCAAACTCTGCCCGCGCTTCGGCCTGACGCCGAAACAGACGGAAACGGTTGCTTGGCTGATCGAGGAGCATCTGACGATGTCGATGGTCGCCCAGACGCGTGATCTCAACGACCGCAAGACGATCATCGATTTCAGCGAAAGGGTGCAGTCGCTCGACCGGTTGAAAATGCTGCTCGTGCTGACGATCGCCGACATCCGTGCCGTCGGCCCGGGCGTGTGGAACGGCTGGAAGGGTCAGCTTCTGCGCACCCTCTACTACGAAACAGAACTGCTCCTCTCCGGCGGCTTTTCCGATCTGCCGCGCAAGGAGCGCGCCGCTCATGCCGCCGACGTGCTCTACAACGCGCTGTCCGACTGGAGCCAGAAGGACCGGAAAACCTATACGAAGCTGCACTACCAGCCGTATCTGCTCTCCGTGCCGCTGGAGGATCAGCTCCGCCACGCCCGCTTCATCCGTGAGGCCGACAAGGCCGGCCGGGCACTGGCGACGATGGTCAGGACCCACCAGTTCCACGCCATCACGGAAATCACCGTGCTGTCGCCCGACCATCCGCGCCTTCTGGCTGTCATCGCCGGCGCCTGTGCCGCGGCCGGCGCCAACATCGTCGACGCGCAGATCTTCACGACGTCCGACGGGCGGGCACTGGACACGATCCTCGTCAACCGCGAATTCCCGAACGATGACGACGAGACGCGCCGCGCCGCCAGCATCGGCAAGATGATCGAGGATGTGTTGTCGGGCAAGAAGCGGCTGCCGGAGGTGATCGCCAGCCGGACCAAGCACCGCAAGCGCAACAAGGCCTTCACGGTGCCGCCGGCCGTCACCATCAGCAACAGCCTCTCCAACAAGTTCACCGTCATCGAGGTGGAATGCCTCGACCGCACCGGCCTCCTGTCGGAGATCACGGCCGTGTTGTCCGACCTTTCGCTCGATATCGCCTCCGCGCACATCACCACCTTCGGCGAGAAGGTCATCGATACCTTTTACGTCACCGACCTCGTCGGCCAGAAGATCACCAATGAGGCCCGCCACAGCAATATCGTGGCCAGGCTGAAGGCCGTCATGTCGGACGAGGCCGACGAGATGAGAGACCGCATGCCGTCGGGCATGATCGCGCCGCAGAACACCCAGCGTCCGGCGGCCGCTCCCAGAAAAACCAAGGCGGATTCATGAGCCTCGTCCGGAAATTCATGACGGTCGGCGGTGCCACGCTCGGCAGCCGCATCTTCGGTTTCGCCCGCGAAACGCTGATGGCGGCAGCCCTCGGCACTGGGCCCATGGCCGACGTCTTCTACGCCGCTTTCCGCTTCCCGAACCTCTTTCGCCGTCTGTTTGCCGAGGGCGCCTTCAATGCCGCCTTCGTGCCGCTCTTTTCCAAAGAGATCGAGGCGAACGGGACTGACGGCGCCAAGCGCTTCTCCGAAGAAGTCTTCGGCGTGCTCTTTTCGGTGCTCTTCATCCTCACCATCGTCATGGAGCTTTCCATGCCGCTTCTGGTGCGCTTCGTCATCGCGCCGGGCTTTGCCGACGATCCGCAGAAGTTCGGCATCACGGTCAGCATGGCGGCGGTGATGTTCCCCTACCTGATGTGCATGTCGCTGACCGCAATGATGAGCGGCATGCTGAACTCGCTGCATCATTTCTTCGCCGCCGCCGTCGCCCCGATCTTCCTCAATGTTGTGATGATCGGTGCGCTGTTCTACGCGCTCTATACCGGCGCCGACCCGTTGGCGACCGCCTGGTATCTGTCCTGGGGTGTGCTGGCGGCCGGCATCCTGCAGCTTGCCGTCGTCTATCTCGGCGTTCTCCACGCCGGCATGAGCATCGGCCTGCGTTTTCCCCGCTTCACGCCCAACGTCAAGCGCCTGCTGATCCTTGCCGTACCTGCCGCGATCACCGGCGGCATCACCCAGATCAACCAGCTGATCGGCCAGGCGATCGCCTCGGCCCAGGACGGCGCCATCGCAGCCTTGCAATATGCCGATCGCATCTATCAGCTGCCGCTCGGCGTCGTCGGCATCGCCGTCGGCGTGGTGCTTCTGCCGGAACTGTCCCGCGCGCTCAAGGGCGGCAATCTGCGCGAAGCCGGAAACCTGCAGAACCGTTCAATCGAATTCGTGCTGTTCCTGACGATCCCGGCGGCTTTCGCGCTCTGGATTCTCTCCGACGAGATCATCCGCGTGCTCTACGAACGCGGCGCCTTCCACCAGCAGAACACCGAGATCGTCGGCTCGATCCTCGCCATTTACGGCATTGGCCTGCCGGCCTTCGTCCTGATCAAGGCGCTGCAACCTGGCTTTTACGCCCGCGAGGACACGAAGACGCCGATGCGCTTTTCCGTCGTCGCCGTCGCCGTCAATTGCGCTGCAGCCCTGACCCTGTTCCCGCGTCTCGGGGCACCCGGCATCGCAATCGCCGAAGCGACGGCCGGTTGGCTCAGCACCGTCCTGCTCTTCGTCACGCTGCTGCGCCGCGGCCATCTCGTTTGGGAATGGGCGCTTATGCGCCGGACAGCTCTTCTCATTGTTTCTGCGGCTATCATGGGTGGGGTGCTTTATTATCTCCGCGACGTCTTTGCGGTATCGCTCGCCTCCGGCGCGTCGCTGTTGACGAAGGTTGCAACGCTCAGCCTGCTGATTGCCGTCTCGATGATCGTCTATTTCGCCGTCGCCTTCCTGATCGGCGGTGCCGATCTCGGCATGATCCGGCGGAATTTGAAGCGGAAAGCCGGCGCCAAACCAGCCCCGCCCGCCGATATCTGAAGGTCGCACCCATGAAGCAGATGATCGCGCGCGTTGCACTTGTCGTCCCGGACTATGATGCGGCCATTGCCTTCTATTGCGATGTGCTCGGCTTCGACGTCTTGGAAGACACCGATCTTGGTAACGGCAAGCGCTGGGTGCTGGTGCGTCCGAAAGGCGCCACGGAAACGGCGCTGCTGCTCGCCAGGGCCGATAGCCTTGAGCAGCAGGCGGCCGTCGGAAACCAGGCGGGCGGCCGGGTCGGCTTCTTTCTGTTCACCGACGATTTCGGCCGTGACCACACGGCGATGCTCGGGGCAGGGGTCCGGTTTCTGGAGGAACCGCGCCGCGAGGCCTATGGAACAGTCGCGGTCTTTGCCGATCCCTTCGGCAATATGTGGGATTTGCTTCAGCCGGTGGCCTGAAGTCGCGCCGCGTCAGGCGCGCCTTGCTGACCGGCGTCTGGCACTGAGAATGCCGCCGCGTGCTCTTCCGCAATGAACCCACTGGCGCCGGGGGCCGGTATCGACGTGAACGATACCGTTGCAATAGCGGCCGATGCCGCCGATGCCCGGCGCCGTTCTCGCTGCGGCGATGATCCTGCTTTCCGACACTCCGGGCACGCGAATATCTGCGGCCTGACACAGTCGGTGCAGCGAACCCCGGCGATGAGCATGGGGGCGGTGACCTGACGTCACCAGCGGGCGCTGTCCGGTTTTCATGGCAATATGCGCCAATATGCCCTCGAGACGGGGAGAAAAGCAGCCCGTCCTGACGGATACTGTCTGGATGGTGTAGGCAGCAGACCTGCTATACGCAGGGAGCTTGACTTTACGCACCCGGCCATCTTTGGCATCGGCCGTGGCAAAGCTGGAAACGGTCAGCAGGCATGCAAGAGCAATCCAGAGCAGGTTACGCATGGCAATCCCCTTGGCATGAGCCCGTTCAACATCCGCTTCCGGATGGGGGCGCACGCAAATGTCGGTTCGCCGCGCGGTTCGATTTGCGCGGTAAAACAGAACGACCTTGGCCACGGTGGCGGGTTGGGAAATTCATCTTAAATGAAGCAATTTTATGAAATTTTCTACCTATACCTCGAAAGTGGTAGCCCGTAATTCGGCCTTCTTTATTAACACGGTAGGAATATTAGAGGATAAAATTCCATCTTGGGCATGAAGAATCAAAGCCTTGCCGCCAGTTTGCGGGCATAGGATCGGCAGGTCGGCTACGTCGTTTGGCGGACGCTTGCGCTGGCGAAAGCCAAAACACCGCGGCTCGCCTCTTGATCACCGCCACACCTGTGTGCATAAGCCCGCCAACAGCAACAGAGGCCGGGCCCTCCACAAGCCCGAATGAGGACACGATGTCAGACTTCAAGCCGCTCGTTTTTTCCGGCGTCCAGCCCACAGGCAATCTCCATCTCGGCAATTATCTCGGCGCGATCCGCAAGTTCGTGGCGCTGCAGGAGAATAACGACTGCATCTATTGCGTCGTCGATCTGCACGCGATCACTGCCCAGCTCGTCCATGAGGACATGCCCAACCAGATTCGCTCGATCGCCGCCGCCTTCATCGCCTCCGGCATCGACCCGAAGAAGCATATCGTCTTCAACCAGTCGGCTGTGCCGCAGCACGCGGAGCTCGCCTGGGTCTTCAATTGCGTCGCCCGCATCGGATGGATGGAACGCATGACGCAGTTCAAGGACAAGTCCGGCGGCAAGAACGCCGAGCAGATGTCGCTTGGCCTGCTTGCCTATCCGAGCCTGATGGCCGCCGACATCCTCGTCTACCGCGGCACGCACGTGCCGGTCGGGGATGACCAGAAGCAGCATCTGGAGCTTGCCCGCGATATCGCGATGAAGTTCAACATCGACTTCATGGAGCATATCCGCAAGACCGACTACGGCGTCGACATCAAGGTCGGCGAAGAGCCGGTGCATGCCTATTTCCCGATGGTCGAGCCGCTGATCGACGGGCCGGCGCCCCGCGTCATGAGCCTGCGCGACGGCACCAAGAAAATGTCGAAATCGGATGCCTCCGACCTGTCGCGCATCAACCTGATGGATGATGCCGATACGATCTCGAAGAAGATCCGTAAGGCAAAGACGGACCCGGATGCATTGCCGGGCGAGGTCGAGGGCCTCAAGGGGCGCGCGGAAGCGGACAACCTCGTCGGCATCTATGCGGCCCTTGCCGACAGGACCAAGAGCCAGGTTCTGGAGGAGTTTGGCGGCCAGCAGTTCTCGGTCTTCAAGCCGGCGTTGGTGGATCTGGCGGTCAACGTTCTCGCGCCGATCTCGGGCGAGATGCGCCGCCTGATGGATGACACGACCCACATCGACGGCATCCTGCGCGATGGCGGCGAACGGGCCCGGGCGCGGGCGGAAGTGACCATGAAACAGGTCCGGGAAATCGTCGGCTTTCTGCAATAATTCGCCGCAAAAGAAACCTTGCAGCCAAAAATATCGGGTGTAAGAGTCCCGCTATGGTTTCAACACGACTCTCAAGACTGGAAGGTCACCGCCGC
This genomic window contains:
- a CDS encoding D-Ala-D-Ala carboxypeptidase family metallohydrolase; its protein translation is MRNLLWIALACLLTVSSFATADAKDGRVRKVKLPAYSRSAAYTIQTVSVRTGCFSPRLEGILAHIAMKTGQRPLVTSGHRPHAHRRGSLHRLCQAADIRVPGVSESRIIAAARTAPGIGGIGRYCNGIVHVDTGPRRQWVHCGRARGGILSARRRSARRA
- a CDS encoding [protein-PII] uridylyltransferase, with the translated sequence MTIHDTSFPDILNVAALRAKCSFIASAHAEQRDLMRRALLAAFKQANLDGRQNAHELLKQDGSGLKCAERISWLQDQLITVLHDFVLNEVFDAANAQPWARIAVTAVGGYGRGTLAPGSDIDLLFLLPVKKAVWAEPSIEFMLYILWDLGFKVGHATRTIDECVRLARGDMTIRTAILESRYICGSRELADELETRFDSEIVKNTGPDFIAAKLAERDERHRKAGDTRYLVEPNVKEGKGGLRDIHTLFWIAKYFYRVKDSADLVKLGVLSRQEYELFQKSDDFLWAVRCHMHFLTGKAEERLSFDIQREIAEALGYHDHPGMTAVERFMKHYFLVAKNVGDLTRIFCAALEDQQAKQLPGFTAALSRFTHRVRKIAGTLEFVDDGGRIALASSDIFKRDPINLIRIFHVADINGLEFHPAALKQVTRSLGLITQAVRDNEEANRLFISMLTSRRQPELILRRMNEAGVLGRFIPEFGKIVSLMQFNMYHHYTVDEHLLRAVDVLSRIDQGRDEELHPLAVKLMPNVEDRTALFVAVLLHDVAKGRPEDHSTAGAKVARKLCPRFGLTPKQTETVAWLIEEHLTMSMVAQTRDLNDRKTIIDFSERVQSLDRLKMLLVLTIADIRAVGPGVWNGWKGQLLRTLYYETELLLSGGFSDLPRKERAAHAADVLYNALSDWSQKDRKTYTKLHYQPYLLSVPLEDQLRHARFIREADKAGRALATMVRTHQFHAITEITVLSPDHPRLLAVIAGACAAAGANIVDAQIFTTSDGRALDTILVNREFPNDDDETRRAASIGKMIEDVLSGKKRLPEVIASRTKHRKRNKAFTVPPAVTISNSLSNKFTVIEVECLDRTGLLSEITAVLSDLSLDIASAHITTFGEKVIDTFYVTDLVGQKITNEARHSNIVARLKAVMSDEADEMRDRMPSGMIAPQNTQRPAAAPRKTKADS
- a CDS encoding VOC family protein, whose amino-acid sequence is MKQMIARVALVVPDYDAAIAFYCDVLGFDVLEDTDLGNGKRWVLVRPKGATETALLLARADSLEQQAAVGNQAGGRVGFFLFTDDFGRDHTAMLGAGVRFLEEPRREAYGTVAVFADPFGNMWDLLQPVA
- the murJ gene encoding murein biosynthesis integral membrane protein MurJ; this encodes MSLVRKFMTVGGATLGSRIFGFARETLMAAALGTGPMADVFYAAFRFPNLFRRLFAEGAFNAAFVPLFSKEIEANGTDGAKRFSEEVFGVLFSVLFILTIVMELSMPLLVRFVIAPGFADDPQKFGITVSMAAVMFPYLMCMSLTAMMSGMLNSLHHFFAAAVAPIFLNVVMIGALFYALYTGADPLATAWYLSWGVLAAGILQLAVVYLGVLHAGMSIGLRFPRFTPNVKRLLILAVPAAITGGITQINQLIGQAIASAQDGAIAALQYADRIYQLPLGVVGIAVGVVLLPELSRALKGGNLREAGNLQNRSIEFVLFLTIPAAFALWILSDEIIRVLYERGAFHQQNTEIVGSILAIYGIGLPAFVLIKALQPGFYAREDTKTPMRFSVVAVAVNCAAALTLFPRLGAPGIAIAEATAGWLSTVLLFVTLLRRGHLVWEWALMRRTALLIVSAAIMGGVLYYLRDVFAVSLASGASLLTKVATLSLLIAVSMIVYFAVAFLIGGADLGMIRRNLKRKAGAKPAPPADI
- the trpS gene encoding tryptophan--tRNA ligase, whose product is MSDFKPLVFSGVQPTGNLHLGNYLGAIRKFVALQENNDCIYCVVDLHAITAQLVHEDMPNQIRSIAAAFIASGIDPKKHIVFNQSAVPQHAELAWVFNCVARIGWMERMTQFKDKSGGKNAEQMSLGLLAYPSLMAADILVYRGTHVPVGDDQKQHLELARDIAMKFNIDFMEHIRKTDYGVDIKVGEEPVHAYFPMVEPLIDGPAPRVMSLRDGTKKMSKSDASDLSRINLMDDADTISKKIRKAKTDPDALPGEVEGLKGRAEADNLVGIYAALADRTKSQVLEEFGGQQFSVFKPALVDLAVNVLAPISGEMRRLMDDTTHIDGILRDGGERARARAEVTMKQVREIVGFLQ